The region GTCGCCGCGCAGTGGGCGACGGAACACTGCGGGACCCATGAGGTTCAATCGCACGAGGGTCCCGCTGCTGTTCCAGGACTCCATGACCGAGTGCGGCGCCGCCTGCCTCGCCATGGTCCTCGGAGCGTACGGTCACCACACCACGGTCCGCACGCTGGCGGACGAGATGGGGATCGGGCGCGACGGCGGGACCGCTCTCTCACTCATCCGGGCGGCGCGCCGGCGAGGCCTCACCGCACGTGCCTTCTCCCTGCCCGCGGACGCGGTCCGGCACGTCCCCCTGCCCGCCGTGGCCCACTGGGAGTCCCGCCACTTCGTCGTCGTCGAGGCCCTCGGGCGTGGCCGCGTCACGATCGCCGACCCGGGAACGGGGCGCCACCGGATCAGCGCCGAGGAGTTCGCCGAGTCCTTCAGCGGGGTCGTGCTCGTCTTCGAACCGGGGCCGGAGTTCGCCCGCGGGCGGTTCGGGACCGCGCGGAGCCGCTCGTGGCTCCAGTTCATCCGTACGGCGTTCGCCGCGCGGCGGTCGCTGGTCGCCCTGCTGGCCCTGCTCAGCGTCCTGACGCAGGCGTTCGGGCTCGTCCTGCCCGTCCTGACCGGGCTGATCGTCGACCGGGTCGTCCTCGCGGGCGAGCGGGACCTGATCACCGCCCTCGGCGCGGGCCTGCTCGCGGTCTTCGCCGCGCACACGGCGGTGGGGGTGCTGCGCGCGTTCACGCTCGCGGCCCTGCGCGTCCGCGCGGACGCCGACCTGCTGGAGATCACCGCGACCCGCCTGCTCGCGGCGCCGTTCCGGTTCTTCGCCGGGCGGACGTCGGTGGACCTGTCCAACAAGGTCATGGGGACCGTGCTGATCAGGGAGATCGTGATCGGCCAGGCCCTCCTCGCGGTCTTCGACGGCCCGCTGGCGCTGGGATACCTGGTCACGGTGGCCGTGCGCAGCCCGCTGACCGGCGCCTGCCTGCTCGCCTTCGCGGCGGCCCAGATCGCCCTGCTGCTGGCCACCCGGCGGCACGTGAGCGACCTGGCCCGCCGCGAGGCGGACACGCGCAGCGACGTCCAGGGCCGGCTCGTCGAGGTGGTGCGGGGCATCGAGAGCATCAAGGCCTCGGGTTCCGAACCCCGCGTCCGGCACCGGTGGACGAAGCTGCTCGCGGTGTACGTCGCCCGGGCCGGGCGCAGCAGCCGGGCCCAGGGCCTGCAGCAGGCGGTGTTCGACGCGCTCAGGTTCACGGCCCCGCTGGTCCTGGTCTGGGTCGGGGCGCGGCAGGTCGTCGGCGGGGAGATCTCCCTGGGAGAGATGCTCGCGCTGCAGGCCCTCGCGGCCGTCGCGCTCTCCCTGCTGTCCTCGCTGATCGGCGGCCTGCGGGCACTCCAGACCGCCCGGCCGTACGTGGACCGCCTGGCCGACGTCTGGGAGGCCGAGACGGAGCCGGTCCCCCCGGACGCGGTGACCGCCGAGGTGAGCGGCCGCGTCAGCGCGGAGGGCGTGGGCTTCCGGTACACGGCGTCGGCGCCCTGGGTGGTGCGGGACGTCAGCGTGGAGGTGGCGCCGGGCCGGAAGCTCGCCCTGGTGGGCCGGTCGGGCTCGGGCAAGACCACCCTCGCCCGGGTGCTGCTCGGGCTCTTCGCCCCGGCCGAGGGGGAGATCCGCTACGACGGCCTCCCCGCCTCCCGCTTCGACCCGGGCGCGCTGCGCCGCCAGTTCGCGGTGGTGCCGCAGGAACCCGTGCTGTTCACCGGCACGATCGCCGAGAACATCGCGCTGAACGCCCCGGGCGCGCCGGCCGAGGAGATCGCCGAGGCGGCCCGCCTCGCCTGCGTCCACGACGACATCATGGCCATGCCCATGGGGTACGGCACCCTGCTCGCCGAGGGGGGCGGCCTGTCCGGAGGGCAGCGGCAGCGGGTCGCGCTGGCCAGGGCCCTGCTGTCCAGGCCGAGGCTGCTGCTCCTGGACGAGGCCACCAGCCACCTCGACACGGCGACGGAGGCGGCGATCGAGGCCAACCTCGCCGGGCTGGACATGACGCGCATCGTCATCGCCCACCGGCTGAGCACCGTGCTGGACGCCGATCTCATCCTCGTGCTGGAGGCCGGCCGGGTCGTGGAGGCCGGCGGTCACGCCGACCTGCTGCGGGCGGGCGGGCCGTACGCGCGCCTGGCCGGCGGCTCACCGCGGTCGTGACCGGCGGCGGGCCGGCCCAAGATTTTTCACTTCAGTTGTCACCCTTCCGACCTGCCCAGAAGCCGCATGGACGCCGCTCGGTCGCAGATCCACCTGCATGGATTCGGACTAGATGGGAAAGGTCTCCACAAACCCACGGAAGAGACACGGTTTGACAACAAATATAACGATCGCCACTGTCAGGTAGCGGAGCGACGCGCTCCGGCCGCCGCCAGTCCGGCGGACAACATCACACCGCACGATATGGAGGAACGGTGACGCCGACCAACCCCCGCCGCCCGAAGGAAGGGCAGTCGTCCGGCCCGGGCGGACCACGCAGGCGCATCTCCCATCCCATGATCCTCGCCACCGCGTTCGTGCTGACCGCGACCGGCGGCGTCGGAGTGGCGGCGGC is a window of Microbispora sp. NBC_01189 DNA encoding:
- a CDS encoding peptidase domain-containing ABC transporter, translating into MRFNRTRVPLLFQDSMTECGAACLAMVLGAYGHHTTVRTLADEMGIGRDGGTALSLIRAARRRGLTARAFSLPADAVRHVPLPAVAHWESRHFVVVEALGRGRVTIADPGTGRHRISAEEFAESFSGVVLVFEPGPEFARGRFGTARSRSWLQFIRTAFAARRSLVALLALLSVLTQAFGLVLPVLTGLIVDRVVLAGERDLITALGAGLLAVFAAHTAVGVLRAFTLAALRVRADADLLEITATRLLAAPFRFFAGRTSVDLSNKVMGTVLIREIVIGQALLAVFDGPLALGYLVTVAVRSPLTGACLLAFAAAQIALLLATRRHVSDLARREADTRSDVQGRLVEVVRGIESIKASGSEPRVRHRWTKLLAVYVARAGRSSRAQGLQQAVFDALRFTAPLVLVWVGARQVVGGEISLGEMLALQALAAVALSLLSSLIGGLRALQTARPYVDRLADVWEAETEPVPPDAVTAEVSGRVSAEGVGFRYTASAPWVVRDVSVEVAPGRKLALVGRSGSGKTTLARVLLGLFAPAEGEIRYDGLPASRFDPGALRRQFAVVPQEPVLFTGTIAENIALNAPGAPAEEIAEAARLACVHDDIMAMPMGYGTLLAEGGGLSGGQRQRVALARALLSRPRLLLLDEATSHLDTATEAAIEANLAGLDMTRIVIAHRLSTVLDADLILVLEAGRVVEAGGHADLLRAGGPYARLAGGSPRS